CACGTAGAAGCCTAAACCGGTCATTGTAACACTGAACTGGGGGAATGGAATATGAaagacagtcatccaatatgctataatagaaataaggccatgctcgtCAAAAAATGgtcttcctccctcatcttaaacagcaccgACTGACACTGCTGTAAAGTTGTTTCTTTTCAGATTTTTAGAGGACAACAACGCACCCTCAATTATGATATCAGTGTCCTGAAATGCGTTGACATCTAGATTTAATCCACAGCCAAATGTATCATGTAGCGTCAGTGTCATAGGTCTACAGAACATGAACTTTAAACCTGTCATAGAGTACAGAGAACATTCATGGCTTGTGGTCCTGGGAGTATACAATGGAGCTAAAATACCTTTATAATAGCTGATGAAGCAAATTGTATTTTCCCTGATGTCACTTATGTAACTGTACCAATCTGTTTCCAATTTACTCAAATCATTTTCACTTTTAATGGGGCTACACAAAGATATTTAAATGAGATAATGCCACCTGGTGGCAATGAATGGAACAATGGGAAAAACACATTATAGAAATAATATTCAATTGTCCACATGAGAGTTATTTGGTAACATGAGTAAATTACATCAGTTATCATTCAGCTGATGCAATCCCGTCAAAAGGGACATATTACATCAACTACGGTGGAcactacctcctcctccacaatcaccctcaCACACTTCTTTATGTGGGGGTAATACGCTGTGGCAAAACTGAaaaataatgaatgaatgaattgtgTGTATTATGGGTAACAACACTTGAAACTTTCATTGATTCATTTGTTTTGTTAATTATTCTCCTACTTGCTCACCTTCCACCACTTCCTGGACGTGTTGTACTTCTTGGACCTTCTCGACCACGATCACCTTCCTGACCTCCTGTCTGGTCTCCACATGCCTACTGGTAGACACAGGCGAAGAACACTTACGGTCAGCTAAACTCACCAACACACATCTTGATCTACTAGTTTGCAATGAGGTGCTAATAAACAGCTGTCATTCACTGAACCCACTGTAGTGTACCAGCATTGATAAGGAGATGGGACAGCTTACAAAAAGCCTTGTGGGTACTGGAGTACACCATACCAACCAACTGTGTATTTACCTAACACCAGTATAAATGACCTTAGATACTGTGGTACCACATATTTATGGTCCACACTCTCTCTTAcactaacctctccctctctctacttcagTCTTTCCTTTCTCCCTTAatcttccctccctccactctcatcccacatcccctcctccctcccctcttctccaacCCCCAATTACTCCAACTTGCTCAatctccatcctccctctactCTCCGCTCTTTCCAATCCCCCATCtcgctatccctctctctttccttcccctccatTATCCCCTCTCACCTGAGTCCCTCTACATCCAGCAGCCTCCTGTACTCAGTGATCTCCTTCTCCAGCCTCATCTTGATGTCCAGGAGGATCTGGTACTCAGAGGCCTGCTGCTGGATGCTGACGTTGAGCTGCTGCAGCTCCTCGTTCATGCTGTTGATACAAACCTGCAGCTGGCTCATCTGGGAGCCGTGGCGGCCGTTTATATCAACGACGCTCTGCTCCAGGTACCCCTTCTAGGAATGTGTTTATGTTTGTAAGGGATGAAGAtgaaggaaagaaggagagggtaATATAAATGCATAAAGAGGAAGAAGGGTAGAGATAGTTAGATTGGTGTGCATAAAGGTGTTAAAACACCTTGACATTAGACCACTGTGGAGGTCTGAAAACATCTAACAAACTTTGATTTTGGAATGTACTGTTCTTTTAAGACCTAAAGGAATTCCATATTTTAGGAACAGAGGTAGAGTAAAGAGAAATGCTATATGTTTAGGGATGCTGATTCACTAAGATGGTTTGACATCATACCTGAGTGAGCAGGCCATGCAGTTCAATCTCCAGGCTCTGGAAGGTCCTCTTCAGGTCAGTCACCTGAGACTGAGAGGTCTTCACCTCTGTGGTGCTGGTGGTGATCTGGTTCTGAAGCACctccacctgacacacacacacacaccgtattaGTCAAAAGTATAGTACCACTTCACAGAATATATGTCAATTGTGCCTCTCACAAAACACATTCAGGGACCCATGCCCACATCTTTCGAGTCCCCCTGTCCTATTTTCAGAAGTTGTCTCACCTTGCTCTCAAACCACTTGGCAGCATCTCTCTGGTTCTTCGTTATCATGCCCTCATACTGGGTCCTCATCTCCTCCAGCACCTTGCTCATGTCCACTGAGGAAGCACAGTCCATCTCAACATTCACAGCACCACAATGCACCACAATGCATAATCTGGGCTGTGCGTAATATCGCGGATCGCACCTAATCTCCAGACACATCTCCATCACTCTGCCTTACCTTTTCCAGGTAGGTGGCCAAACGATCATTCAGATTCTGCATGGTATGCTTTTCGTTGGCGCCAAAAGTAATCCGGACAGGCCCGTCCATAGAGAAAGAAGACTGAGAGATACGGGTGCAGTATTTCCCGGCACCTCTGTTTACACTCGGCGCGCGACTGCTCCCAACAGAGGACATGCTCATACTGGATCTACCGCCTCCCAAACCGCTGGAAAACTGCATCCCATCGGACGAACGGAGGCCACTCGAACCGACACCACTACGCGAGCTGTGGCTACGACTACTTCTGTGACTGGCTACAATGAACATGGCGAGAGATGGTCTGGCGATGCGTCCTGTGAGGTTAAAGTGCGTTCTTCCGAGTTGGAGGCGACAAATAAAATCTTATACAGGGTCTCTTAACTCTTATACAGTTCGATTAAGAATGATTGACAAGGTCACCACTTTTCCTTGGAATGAAGGTAGACCCAATTGTTTTGTTCAGTGGGTGGTACAGGGCTTGCAATAACTATGTAACAAGATACATCAAGTCACGAAGGACATCTAGGGAATTAAATGTTCAGAAAGGGTTGTGGTTTATGAAGGGTATTGTGTTTGACAGGTATAGACAAATGAGAGTTTGAGATCCTCTGGAAATTCACTGGATGTGTTTTGTAAAACTGACATTTGATGGTTTCAGATATCCatttcaattacatttttgtttgtttactgaaATTGGTAATGTTTTTAATGTGAATATATACATAAATGTTGTATTTGTTGTTATTTTACCAAACTAAAATGTTGCACCAAGTCACTCCTTCACTTACATTTGATGATTTGTCATTCTATCCACTTGAAAAGATGGTCAGTAACAGTcatcttttttaaatgtagataaCCATTATGAACTGTTCATAAATGCAACACATTCAATGTTGTTACTTTGTCTACTCGGTTTATTTGCTCTCAGATTAGTTGGTTTGGatatcatagcactgagacggaacttgtgaaggtggtaaattacattttaatggcatcggaccgaggctctgcatctgtcctcgtgctcctagaccttagtgctgcttttgataccatcgatcaccacattcttttggagagattggaaacccaaattggtctacacggacaagttctggcctggtttagatcttatctgtcggaaagatatcggtttgtctctgtgaatagtttgtcctctgacaaatcaactgtaaatttcggtgttcctcaagttCCGTTAttgggaccactattgttttcattatatattttacctcttggggatgttattcgaaaacataatgttaactttcactgctatgcggatgacacacagctgtacatttcaatgaaacatggtgaagccccaaaattgcccttgctagaagcatgtgtttcagacataaggaagtggatgtatctacttttaaactcggacaaaacagagatgcttgttctaggtcccaagaaacaaagagatcttctgttgaatctgacaattaatcttaatggttgtacagtcgtctcaaataaaactgtgaaggacctcggcgttactctggaccctgatctctcttttgaagaacatatcaagaccatttcaaggacagcttttttccatctaagtaacattgcaaaaatctgaaactttctgtccaaaaatgatgcagaaaaattaatccatgcttttgtcacttctaggttagactactgcaatgctctactttccggctacccggataaagcactaaataaacttcagttggtgctaaatacggctgctagaatcctgactagaaccaaaaaaatttatcatattactccagtgatagcctctctacactggcttcctgtcaaagcaagggctgatttcaaggttttactgctaacctacaaagcattacatgggcttgctcctacctatctctctgatttggtcctgccgtacatacctacacgtacgctacggtcacaagacgcaggcctcctaattgtccctagaatttctaagcaaacagctggaggcagggctttctcctatagagctccatttttattgaACGGTCTGcatacccatgtcagagacgcaaactcggtctcaacctttaagtttttactgaagactcatctcttcagtgggtcatatgattgagtgtagtctggcccaggagtgggaaggtgaacggaaaggctctggagcaacgaaccacccttgctgtctctgcctggccggttcccctctttccactgggattctctgcctctaaccctattacaggggcttagtcactggcttactggggctctctcatgccgtccctggaaggggtgcgtcacctgagtgggttgattcactgatgtggtcatcctgtctgggttgtcgcccccacttgggttgtgccatggcggagatctttgtgggctatactcagccttgtctcaggatggtaagttggtggttgaagttatccctctagtggtgtgggggctgtgctttggcaaagtgggtggggttatatccttcctgtttggccctgtccgggggtgtcctcggatggggccacagtgtctcctgacccctcctgtctcagcctccagtatttatgctgcagtagtttatgtgtcggggggctagggtcagtttgttatatctggagtacttctcctgtcctattcggtgtcctgtgtgaatctaagtgtgcgttctctaattctctccttctctctttctttcgctctctcggaggacctgagccctaggaccatgccccaggactacctgacatgatgactccttgctgtccccagtccacctggccgtgctgctgctccagtttcaactgttctgccttattattattcaaccatgctggtcatttatgaacatttgaacatcttggccatgttttgttataatctccacccggcacagccagaagaggactggccaccccacatatgctttctctaattctctctttctttctctctctcggaggacctgagccctaggactatgccccaggactacctgacatgatgactccttgctgtccccagtccacctggccgtgctgctgctccagtttcaactgttctgccatattattattcgaccatgctggtcatttatgaacatttgaacatcttggccatgttctgttataatctccacccggcacagccagaagaggactggccaccccacatagcctggttcctctctaggtttcttcctaggttttggcctttctagggagtttttcctagccaccgtgcttctacacctgcattgcttgctgtttggggttttaggctgggtttctgtacagcactttgagatatcagctgatgtacgaagggctatataaatacatttgatttgatttaccgcaccgggctatgcacgcACACCGGGGACACCATGTGCTTCACGGCAAAacatggtgcctgcccggtccctctctctccacggtaagcacggggagttggctcaggtcccctacctgacttagccacactccccgtgtgcctcaCCCAAGAAAtctttggggctgcctctcgggcttccaaccgcgctgccatgctgcctcctcataccaccagctctcagctttcgctgcctccagctcagccttggggcggcaatattctccagcctgtgcccagggtcccttgccgtccaaaatctcctcccatgtcaaGGAGTCCTGCGatccctgctgctgctgcctgttaccacgctgcttggtcctttggtggtgggtgtttctgtaacggccgtcgtcggtggaagaaggtgaggaccaaggtgcagcgtggtctgtgtccatatttattaaatgaacacggaaataacaaagagaaacgaccgaATACAGTTCTGGCTGGTCCAGAcccacaaagactgaaaacataCACCCACGAaacccaggtggaaaaaggctaacgacacctgcctctgattgagaaccataccaggccaaactcaaaaaccaacatggaaaaacaaacagactgcccaccccaactcacgccctgaccaactaaaacaaagacaaaacaaaggaacaaaggtcagaacgtgacacatagtCAAATTAAATTCTTTCAAGGCCGTCAATGTGTCTGATTGGGGcggcatatacagtggggagaacaagtatttgatacactgccgattttgcaggttttcctacttacaaagcatgtagaggtctgtaatttttatcataggtacacttcaactgtgagagacggaaaatcacattgtatcattttttagtaattaatttgcattttattgcattacataagtatttgatacatcagaaaagccaaacttaatatttggtacagaaacctttgtttgcaattacagagatcatacgtttcctgtagttcttgaccaggtttgcacacactgcagcagggattttggcccactcctccatacagaccttctccagatccttcaggttttggggctatCGCTGGGCAATAttgactttcagctccctccaaagatgttctattgggttcaggtctggagactggctaggccactccaggaccttgagatgcttcttacggagccactccttagttgccctggctgtgtgtttcgggtcgttgtcatgctggaagaccagccacgacccatcttcaatgctcttactgagggaaggaggttgttggccaagatctcgcgatacatggccccatccatcctcccctcaatacggtgcagtcgtcctgtcccctttgcagaaaagcatccccaaagaatgatgtttccacctccatgcttcacggttgggatggtgttcttggggttgtactcatccttcttcttcctccaaacacggtgagtggagtttagaccaaaaagctctatttttgtctcatcagaccacatgaccttctcccattcctcctctagatcatccagatggtcattggcaaacttcagacgagcctggacatgcgctggcttgagcagggggaccttgcgtgcgctgcaggattttaatccatgccggcgtagtgtgttaataatggttttctttgagactgtggtcccagctctcttcaggtcattgaccaggtcctgccgtgtagttctgggctgatccctcaccttcctcatgatcattgattctTACTGGTtgataggtgatcaaatacttatgtcatgcaataaaatgcaaattaattacttaaaaatcatacaatgtgactttctggatttttgttttagattccgtctttcacagttgaagtgtacctatgattaaaaattacagacctctacatgctttgtaagtaggaaaacctgcaaaatcggcagtgtatcaaatacttgttctccgcACTGTACAcaactgtgattatgatcgaagagaattatcttggtagataatgcggtcggcatttgattgtaaggaattctaggtcaggtgaacaaaaggacttgagttactgtatgttgttatgatcacaccacgtctcgttggtgcctggggcggcagggtagcctagtggttagagcattggactagtaaccggaaggttgtgaattcaaacccccgagctgacaaggtacaaatctgtcattctgcccctgaacaggcagttaacccactgttcctaggccgtcattgaaaataagaatgtgttcttaactgacttgcctggttaaataaaggtaaaattattattattattattttttaaatatgacatacaccccgcccttcttcttatcAGATGCGTGAAGaagccaggtggctgtaccgagtCTGAtgacgtatcccgagtgagccatgtttccgtgaaacaaagaacgttacagtctctatGGAAGGCAACCCTTTCTCGGatttctaccttgttgtcaagagactggacattggcgagtaggatgctcgggagcggtgcacGATGTgtccgtctacggagcctgaccagaagaccgctccatctgccccttctgcggcaccgttgttttgggtcgccggctgggatccgatccattgtcctgg
This sequence is a window from Oncorhynchus kisutch isolate 150728-3 linkage group LG1, Okis_V2, whole genome shotgun sequence. Protein-coding genes within it:
- the LOC109877225 gene encoding keratin, type I cytoskeletal 16-like, producing the protein MCLEIRCDPRYYAQPRLCIVVHCGAVNVEMDCASSVDMSKVLEEMRTQYEGMITKNQRDAAKWFESKVEVLQNQITTSTTEVKTSQSQVTDLKRTFQSLEIELHGLLTQKGYLEQSVVDINGRHGSQMSQLQVCINSMNEELQQLNVSIQQQASEYQILLDIKMRLEKEITEYRRLLDVEGLSRHVETRQEVRKVIVVEKVQEVQHVQEVVEDL